A genome region from Thermoanaerobacterium xylanolyticum LX-11 includes the following:
- the epsC gene encoding serine O-acetyltransferase EpsC, which translates to MFKTLKEDIKIVFERDPAAKSVLEVVLCYPGFHAIIFHRIAHYLYNKNLLLISRLISQFSRFLTGIEIHPGAKIGKGFFIDHGMGVVIGETTEIGDNVTLYQGVTLGGTGKDKGKRHPTIGNNVVVGSGAKVLGPIKIGDNTKIGAGAVVLHDIPPNCTVVGVPGHCVKKDNVRVSPASKVNVDLEHGKLPDPIEDEIRRLKARIKRLETYINNVEDDRDEDL; encoded by the coding sequence ATGTTTAAAACATTGAAGGAGGACATTAAAATAGTGTTTGAGAGGGATCCTGCTGCAAAAAGCGTGTTAGAAGTAGTTTTATGCTATCCGGGATTCCATGCTATAATATTTCATAGAATTGCACACTACTTATACAATAAAAATCTGTTGCTGATATCAAGGCTCATTTCACAATTTAGTAGGTTTTTAACTGGAATAGAAATACACCCAGGTGCTAAAATAGGCAAGGGATTTTTTATAGATCACGGAATGGGCGTAGTGATAGGGGAAACGACAGAAATAGGAGATAACGTGACGCTGTACCAAGGAGTTACATTAGGTGGCACTGGGAAGGATAAGGGTAAGAGGCATCCTACTATAGGCAATAATGTAGTTGTTGGAAGTGGTGCAAAAGTCTTAGGGCCTATAAAGATAGGCGATAATACGAAGATAGGTGCAGGTGCCGTAGTGCTGCATGACATTCCACCAAATTGCACTGTTGTCGGTGTTCCTGGACATTGCGTAAAAAAAGACAACGTGAGAGTAAGTCCGGCATCCAAAGTAAATGTGGATTTAGAACATGGAAAGTTGCCTGATCCAATAGAAGATGAAATAAGAAGGTTAAAAGCCAGAATCAAAAGATTAGAAACATATATAAACAATGTGGAGGATGATAGAGATGAAGATTTATAA
- the cysS gene encoding cysteine--tRNA ligase: MKIYNTLTRKKEEFVPLNDNVVNMYVCGPTVYNFIHIGNARAFIVFDTVRRYLEYKGYKVNYVQNFTDIDDKLIKRSHEENTTVKELADRYIEEYFKDADSLGIKRATFHPRATENIKEIIEFVKKLIDKGFAYEKDGNVYYDTTKFKDYGKLSHKNIDELKAGARIEVNEDKKNPTDFVLWKAAKEGEPYWDSPWGKGRPGWHIECSTMSTKFLGKTLDIHAGGPDLIFPHHENEIAQSEAANDAEFAKYWMHIGYLNINNEKMSKSKNNFFTVRDVISQYDPEVLRFFMLMSHYRNPINYSQDLIEQAKNGYLRLSNTVYNLQHLLDVAEDRQLSDEEKAYKEKYEEYRRKFEEAMDDDFNTADAISVIFEMVRDINSNIDGNSPKELIKYILDVFLNLSSVLGITYKKKELLDDEIKELIEKRQEARKAKNWAEADRIRDELKKQGIVLEDTPNGVRWKRV, from the coding sequence ATGAAGATTTATAATACGCTTACCAGAAAAAAAGAAGAATTCGTGCCATTGAACGATAATGTTGTTAATATGTATGTGTGCGGACCTACTGTGTACAATTTTATCCATATAGGCAACGCGAGAGCATTTATTGTCTTTGATACTGTCAGGAGGTATCTGGAATATAAGGGTTATAAAGTAAACTATGTACAGAACTTTACAGATATAGATGATAAACTCATAAAAAGATCCCATGAAGAAAACACAACTGTAAAAGAATTAGCTGATAGGTATATTGAAGAATATTTCAAAGATGCTGATAGCTTAGGAATAAAAAGAGCAACGTTTCATCCAAGGGCTACAGAAAACATCAAAGAAATAATTGAGTTTGTGAAAAAGCTTATTGATAAAGGATTTGCCTATGAAAAAGATGGGAATGTGTACTACGATACGACGAAATTCAAAGATTATGGGAAGCTTTCACATAAAAATATAGATGAATTAAAGGCTGGGGCACGAATAGAGGTAAATGAAGACAAGAAAAATCCCACAGATTTCGTCCTTTGGAAGGCTGCAAAAGAAGGAGAACCATATTGGGACAGTCCATGGGGTAAAGGCAGGCCTGGTTGGCATATTGAGTGCTCAACAATGTCCACAAAGTTCTTAGGCAAAACCCTCGATATACATGCAGGTGGTCCTGATCTCATATTTCCACATCATGAAAATGAGATTGCTCAGAGTGAAGCCGCAAATGATGCAGAGTTTGCAAAGTATTGGATGCACATAGGATACTTAAACATCAATAATGAAAAAATGTCCAAATCGAAAAACAATTTTTTCACTGTAAGAGACGTAATCAGCCAATATGATCCTGAAGTTTTGAGGTTTTTCATGTTGATGTCACACTACAGAAACCCAATCAATTATAGTCAAGACCTCATAGAGCAAGCAAAGAACGGGTATTTAAGATTAAGCAATACTGTTTACAACTTGCAACACCTTTTAGATGTGGCAGAAGATAGGCAATTAAGCGATGAAGAAAAGGCGTACAAAGAGAAATATGAAGAGTATAGAAGAAAGTTTGAAGAAGCGATGGATGACGATTTTAATACTGCTGACGCTATATCGGTTATCTTTGAGATGGTTAGGGATATTAATTCAAATATAGATGGAAATTCTCCAAAAGAATTGATAAAATATATATTGGATGTTTTCTTGAATTTATCTTCTGTTCTTGGCATAACTTATAAAAAGAAAGAGCTATTGGATGACGAGATCAAAGAACTTATAGAAAAGCGTCAAGAAGCAAGAAAGGCAAAGAACTGGGCAGAAGCTGATAGAATAAGAGATGAATTGAAAAAACAGGGTATAGTATTGGAGGATACACCTAACGGAGTAAGGTGGAAGAGAGTTTGA
- a CDS encoding Mini-ribonuclease 3, producing MNLFTKDGKVFTKKDVMNLSPLIMAFIGDSVYDLFIRTNISAKGNRPINKIHRECVKYVKASSQSEILKNLYDIFDEEEKDIIRRGRNVKSATIPKHAGIEEYRQATAFEALLGYLYLLGRYDRLDEILNYALNYNINEG from the coding sequence ATGAATCTTTTTACAAAGGATGGCAAAGTTTTTACAAAAAAAGATGTCATGAATTTATCGCCGCTTATTATGGCCTTTATCGGCGATAGCGTTTATGATTTGTTTATAAGGACGAATATTTCAGCAAAGGGGAATAGACCCATAAACAAAATTCACAGAGAATGTGTTAAGTACGTAAAAGCGTCATCACAGTCTGAGATTTTAAAAAATCTTTATGATATATTTGATGAAGAGGAAAAGGATATAATAAGAAGAGGAAGAAATGTAAAGAGTGCTACTATTCCAAAGCATGCCGGTATCGAAGAATACCGGCAGGCTACCGCCTTTGAGGCTTTACTTGGCTATTTGTATCTTTTGGGAAGATATGATAGGCTTGATGAAATACTAAATTACGCATTAAACTATAATATAAATGAGGGTTAA
- the rlmB gene encoding 23S rRNA (guanosine(2251)-2'-O)-methyltransferase RlmB, whose protein sequence is MKENENIIYGRNPVLEAINSGREIEKIYVSKSAKGNISKIIKSARDKNIIVSTADNVTLDKMSGNGNHQGVVALCSLYKYCDVEDILEYANEKGEKPFILLLDGITDTHNFGAIIRTAEAFSAHGIVIPKRRSAVVNSTVVKTSAGATEYMKIAKVSNINNAINNLKKQGVWIVGSSVDAKEDFSNVDYDQPIAIVIGSEGEGISELVKKNCDYLVKIPMMGNMNSLNASVAASIFMYEVVRQRIGKA, encoded by the coding sequence ATGAAAGAAAATGAAAATATAATATACGGAAGGAATCCTGTGTTAGAAGCGATTAACAGCGGACGAGAGATTGAAAAAATATATGTTTCAAAAAGTGCTAAAGGGAATATTTCTAAAATTATAAAATCTGCAAGGGATAAAAATATAATCGTATCAACTGCAGACAATGTGACATTAGACAAGATGTCCGGAAACGGCAACCATCAAGGAGTAGTCGCATTGTGCTCCCTCTACAAGTATTGTGATGTTGAAGACATACTGGAGTATGCCAATGAGAAAGGCGAAAAACCTTTTATTCTGTTATTGGACGGGATAACAGACACGCACAACTTTGGAGCCATAATAAGGACTGCAGAAGCTTTTTCAGCACATGGGATTGTAATCCCAAAGAGAAGATCTGCTGTGGTAAACAGCACGGTTGTAAAGACATCAGCAGGTGCAACTGAGTACATGAAAATTGCAAAAGTATCAAACATAAACAATGCTATAAATAACCTGAAGAAACAAGGTGTATGGATTGTAGGCAGCAGCGTGGATGCAAAAGAGGACTTTAGCAATGTTGATTATGATCAGCCTATAGCCATAGTCATTGGCAGCGAAGGTGAAGGAATATCTGAGCTTGTTAAAAAGAACTGTGATTATCTTGTAAAGATACCGATGATGGGCAATATGAACTCGTTAAATGCATCGGTTGCAGCATCTATTTTCATGTATGAAGTTGTACGACAGAGGATTGGTAAGGCGTGA
- a CDS encoding NYN domain-containing protein, with product MYMVIDGYNVINNWQDLKLEARNNLEDARQKLIDILQNFRGYTGFNIILVFDAMYAKGKQQNKEYHNGIEVVYTKEGESADSYIEGLIKEIIKKDKVVVVTSDWILQQVVLGQGAIRMSSRELYEELNNYLEDKKKFYTKDDKKDSIESRLSEEIIERLKKMAE from the coding sequence ATGTATATGGTGATTGATGGGTATAACGTGATAAACAATTGGCAGGATCTAAAGCTTGAGGCAAGAAATAACCTTGAAGACGCCAGACAAAAGTTGATAGACATACTTCAAAATTTCAGGGGATATACGGGATTTAATATAATACTCGTCTTTGATGCGATGTATGCTAAAGGGAAACAACAAAACAAGGAATATCACAATGGAATTGAAGTTGTGTATACGAAGGAAGGCGAATCTGCTGACAGCTATATTGAAGGACTGATAAAGGAAATAATCAAAAAAGACAAAGTAGTTGTAGTAACTTCTGATTGGATATTGCAGCAAGTCGTATTAGGTCAAGGTGCTATAAGGATGTCATCAAGAGAATTATACGAAGAATTGAATAATTATTTGGAAGATAAGAAGAAATTTTATACTAAAGATGACAAGAAAGACAGCATTGAATCAAGACTTTCAGAAGAAATTATAGAAAGGCTTAAGAAAATGGCTGAGTGA